The Nycticebus coucang isolate mNycCou1 chromosome 8, mNycCou1.pri, whole genome shotgun sequence genome has a window encoding:
- the LOC128591802 gene encoding geranylgeranyl transferase type-2 subunit beta-like isoform X1 produces the protein MGTPQKDVIIKSDAPDTLLLEKHADYIASYGSKKDDYEYCMSEYLRMSGIYGGLTVMDLMGQLHRMNREEILTFIKSCQHECGGISASIGHNPHLLYTLSAVQILTVYDSVNVIDVNKVVEYVQSLQKEDGSFAGDIWGEIDTRFSFCAVATLALLGKLDAINVEKAIEFVLSCMNFDGGFGCRPGSESHAGQIYCCTGFLAITSQLHQVNSDLLGWWLCERQLPSGGLNGRPEKLPDVCYSWWVLASLKIIGRLHWIDREKLHSFILACQDEETGGFADRPGDMVDPFHTLFGIAGLSLLGEEQIKPVSPVFCMPEEVLRRVNVQPELVS, from the coding sequence ATGGGCACTCCACAAAAGGATGTTATTATCAAATCAGATGCACCTGACACTCTGTTATTGGAGAAACACGCAGATTATATCGCTTCCTATGGCTCTAAGAAAGATGATTATGAATACTGCATGTCTGAGTATTTGAGAATGAGTGGCATCTATGGGGGTCTGACAGTAATGGATCTAATGGGACAGCTTCATCGCATGAACAGGGAAGAAATTCTGACATTTATTAAGTCATGCCAACATGAGTGTGGTGGAATAAGTGCTAGTATTGGACACAATCCTCATCTTTTATACACTCTGAGTGCTGTCCAGATTCTTACTGTGTATGATAGTGTTAATGTTATCGACGTAAACAAAGTTGTGGAATATGTTCAAAGTCTACAGAAAGAAGATGGTTCTTTTGCTGGAGACATATGGGGAGAAATTGATACAAGATTCTCTTTCTGTGCAGTGGCTACTTTGGCTCTTTTGGGGAAGCTCGATGCTATTAATGTGGAAAAGGCAATTGAATTTGTTTTATCCTGTATGAACTTTGATGGTGGATTTGGTTGCAGACCAGGTTCCGAATCCCATGCTGGGCAGATCTATTGTTGCACAGGATTCCTGGCTATTACTAGTCAGTTGCATCAAGTAAATTCTGATTTACTTGGTTGGTGGCTTTGTGAACGACAGTTACCCTCAGGTGGACTCAATGGAAGGCCAGAGAAGTTACCAGATGTATGCTATTCGTGGTGGGTGTTGGCATCTCTAAAGATAATTGGAAGGCTTCATTGGATTGATAGAGAGAAACTTCATAGTTTTATCTTAGCATGTCAAGATGAAGAAACAGGGGGATTTGCAGACAGGCCAGGAGATATGGTGGATCCTTTTCATACATTATTTGGAATTGCTGGATTGTCACTTTTAGGAGAAGAACAGATTAAGCCTGTTAGTCCTGTTTTTTGCATGCCTGAAGAAGTGCTTCGGAGGGTGAATGTTCAGCCTGAGCTAGTGAGCTAG
- the LOC128591802 gene encoding geranylgeranyl transferase type-2 subunit beta-like isoform X2, translating to MGTPQKDVIIKSDAPDTLLLEKHADYIASYGSKKDDYEYCMSEYLRMSGIYGGLTVMDLMGQLHRMNREEILTFIKSCQHECGGISASIGHNPHLLYTLSAVQILTVYDSVNVIDVNKVVEYVQSLQKEDGSFAGDIWGEIDTRFSFCAVATLALLGKLDAINVEKAIEFVLSCMNFDGGFGCRPGSESHAGQIYYVCYSWWVLASLKIIGRLHWIDREKLHSFILACQDEETGGFADRPGDMVDPFHTLFGIAGLSLLGEEQIKPVSPVFCMPEEVLRRVNVQPELVS from the exons ATGGGCACTCCACAAAAGGATGTTATTATCAAATCAGATGCACCTGACACTCTGTTATTGGAGAAACACGCAGATTATATCGCTTCCTATGGCTCTAAGAAAGATGATTATGAATACTGCATGTCTGAGTATTTGAGAATGAGTGGCATCTATGGGGGTCTGACAGTAATGGATCTAATGGGACAGCTTCATCGCATGAACAGGGAAGAAATTCTGACATTTATTAAGTCATGCCAACATGAGTGTGGTGGAATAAGTGCTAGTATTGGACACAATCCTCATCTTTTATACACTCTGAGTGCTGTCCAGATTCTTACTGTGTATGATAGTGTTAATGTTATCGACGTAAACAAAGTTGTGGAATATGTTCAAAGTCTACAGAAAGAAGATGGTTCTTTTGCTGGAGACATATGGGGAGAAATTGATACAAGATTCTCTTTCTGTGCAGTGGCTACTTTGGCTCTTTTGGGGAAGCTCGATGCTATTAATGTGGAAAAGGCAATTGAATTTGTTTTATCCTGTATGAACTTTGATGGTGGATTTGGTTGCAGACCAGGTTCCGAATCCCATGCTGGGCAGATCTATT ATGTATGCTATTCGTGGTGGGTGTTGGCATCTCTAAAGATAATTGGAAGGCTTCATTGGATTGATAGAGAGAAACTTCATAGTTTTATCTTAGCATGTCAAGATGAAGAAACAGGGGGATTTGCAGACAGGCCAGGAGATATGGTGGATCCTTTTCATACATTATTTGGAATTGCTGGATTGTCACTTTTAGGAGAAGAACAGATTAAGCCTGTTAGTCCTGTTTTTTGCATGCCTGAAGAAGTGCTTCGGAGGGTGAATGTTCAGCCTGAGCTAGTGAGCTAG